In Cryptococcus tetragattii IND107 chromosome 11, whole genome shotgun sequence, a single window of DNA contains:
- a CDS encoding 60S ribosomal protein eL38, translating into MPQQVRDIKKFLEIARRKDATLARIKKTAIKPAHTTTASSKSKAAKAPTHVTKFKVRCSKYLYTLVLDDAEKAEKLKQSLPPGLKVEEVGAKPAKK; encoded by the exons ATG CCTCAACAAGTCCGAGACATCAAAAAGTTCCTCGAGATCGCGCGAAGGAAGGACGCTACCC TCGCCCGAATCAAGAAGACCGCCATCAAGCCTGCCCACACCACCACTGCCTCCTCCAAGTCTAAGGCTGCCAAGGCTCCCACCCACGTCACCAAGTTCAAGGTCCGATGCTCCAAGTACCTTTACACTCTTGTTCTCGACGACGCTgagaaggctgagaagCTCAAGCAGAGCTTGCCCCCTG GActcaaggttgaggaggttgGTGCTAAGCCTGCCAAGAAGTAA